In Lactiplantibacillus brownii, a single genomic region encodes these proteins:
- a CDS encoding YveK family protein has protein sequence MMDQTVNFDFFIRLVREYWRAIVSFTVVGLIVAAGLTFFVITPKYQSSVQILVNRKNTNAATEYAGQQADVQMITTYKELIAGQVVLKPTQQQLSERYGIERSLSTLKSEVSVTSTANSQVFSISVTDTNAKASATIANQIARSFKNKVQKIIKVNNVTIVAPAETPNGAVSPKKPLNMLIGLVVGLLLGFVYAAIRMLADRHVHDADFLTDDLGLTSLGLVNHQNQYSIKKQVSNLTVAHPTHDNQITSQTMKRV, from the coding sequence ATGATGGATCAAACAGTAAATTTTGACTTTTTTATCCGGCTTGTCCGTGAGTACTGGCGTGCAATTGTCAGTTTTACGGTGGTGGGATTGATAGTTGCCGCAGGACTGACCTTCTTTGTAATTACACCTAAGTACCAATCAAGTGTCCAGATTTTGGTTAACCGTAAAAATACTAATGCCGCTACTGAGTATGCTGGGCAGCAGGCTGACGTTCAGATGATTACGACCTACAAGGAATTAATTGCTGGACAAGTGGTTTTAAAACCAACTCAGCAACAATTAAGTGAGCGTTATGGTATTGAGCGCTCACTAAGCACACTAAAAAGTGAGGTTAGTGTGACAAGTACGGCTAACTCACAAGTTTTCTCAATCTCAGTGACTGATACTAATGCGAAAGCTAGTGCGACGATTGCTAATCAAATTGCTCGTAGTTTTAAGAATAAAGTACAAAAGATTATTAAAGTTAACAACGTCACGATTGTTGCTCCAGCTGAAACGCCAAATGGTGCAGTATCACCGAAGAAGCCACTGAATATGTTGATTGGGCTAGTTGTCGGCTTGCTATTAGGATTTGTTTATGCAGCGATTCGGATGCTCGCTGATCGCCACGTTCACGACGCTGACTTCTTAACTGATGATTTAGGGTTAACTAGTTTAGGCTTAGTCAATCATCAAAATCAATACTCAATTAAAAAACAAGTTTCAAATTTGACTGTTGCTCATCCCACACATGATAATCAAATAACATCGCAAACAATGAAGCGAGTTTAG
- a CDS encoding CpsD/CapB family tyrosine-protein kinase — protein sequence MFKRKGQNITTTAPINLTTINEPTSVITEQIKTIRTNINFAATDKNLRTLMVTSAMIGEGKSTVSCNLAVEYAKEGMQVLLVDADLRRPTIHTTFGLKNHKGLSSWLANQMDNVNDAIHPVIGNLFVMTSGPKPPNPAELLGSNKMTEFLTSATRKLDLVIVDAPPILPVTDSQLLANKVDGTVLVVRQGVAQKAAVRDAVNSLKKSQANILGTVLNDVRDSSHHGYYGYNSGYGYYSDEDK from the coding sequence ATGTTTAAACGTAAAGGACAGAATATAACGACCACGGCACCAATTAATCTCACGACGATTAATGAACCCACGTCGGTCATTACTGAGCAGATTAAAACAATTCGAACCAATATCAATTTTGCGGCTACTGACAAAAATTTACGAACTTTGATGGTGACTTCAGCGATGATTGGTGAAGGTAAGTCCACGGTAAGTTGCAACTTGGCGGTGGAATATGCTAAGGAAGGGATGCAAGTTTTATTGGTCGATGCTGATTTACGGCGACCAACGATTCACACGACGTTCGGGCTTAAAAATCATAAGGGATTAAGTTCATGGTTGGCTAATCAAATGGACAATGTGAATGATGCAATCCATCCCGTTATTGGTAACCTATTTGTGATGACGAGTGGTCCTAAGCCACCGAATCCCGCGGAACTGTTAGGAAGCAACAAAATGACGGAATTCTTAACTTCGGCAACACGTAAATTAGATTTGGTGATCGTTGATGCACCACCAATTTTGCCGGTGACTGACTCACAATTGCTTGCTAATAAAGTTGATGGCACGGTCTTAGTTGTTCGCCAAGGTGTAGCCCAAAAAGCAGCGGTTCGTGATGCTGTTAATTCATTAAAGAAATCACAAGCTAACATTTTGGGTACAGTGTTGAACGATGTTCGTGATAGCTCTCATCACGGATACTACGGCTATAACAGTGGCTACGGGTATTACAGTGATGAAGATAAATAA
- a CDS encoding tyrosine-protein phosphatase encodes MKINNLVDLHCHILPAIDDGSPSLEASLELARQAVADGIRYILATPHHMDRHYLNHAGDVAAAVKAFQAELDANDIPLTIFPGQEVHLNGQLMENIDDLLGMDTSRHYLLLELPHEMVPSYLDEMIFQLSCEGITPVIAHPERNAQIIAEPQRLYKLAEDGVLAQVTATSLVGTFGDQVQRTAKEFVKCGLVQVVASDAHTLKNRGFAMTKAYEVLNEMNSKYPERFATNARDLLNGEQIDIGGIEIPRKQRKHWLF; translated from the coding sequence ATGAAGATAAATAATTTAGTTGACTTACATTGCCACATCTTACCAGCCATTGATGATGGTTCACCTTCCTTAGAAGCGTCATTGGAATTAGCACGGCAGGCGGTTGCTGACGGGATTCGCTATATTTTAGCGACACCACATCATATGGATCGGCACTATCTCAATCATGCCGGTGATGTGGCAGCGGCGGTTAAGGCATTTCAAGCAGAGCTAGATGCAAATGATATTCCATTAACTATTTTTCCTGGTCAGGAGGTACATCTGAATGGTCAGTTGATGGAAAATATTGATGATTTGTTGGGGATGGATACCAGTAGACACTATTTATTGTTAGAACTTCCTCACGAGATGGTACCAAGTTACTTGGATGAGATGATTTTTCAATTGTCTTGTGAGGGGATTACCCCGGTCATTGCACACCCTGAACGGAATGCTCAAATTATTGCCGAACCGCAGCGATTATACAAGTTGGCCGAGGATGGGGTCTTGGCACAGGTTACGGCCACGAGTTTAGTTGGCACTTTTGGGGACCAAGTCCAGCGAACTGCAAAAGAATTCGTTAAGTGCGGTTTGGTGCAGGTGGTCGCATCAGATGCACATACGCTGAAAAATCGAGGCTTTGCTATGACCAAGGCCTACGAAGTATTAAATGAAATGAATTCGAAATATCCTGAACGTTTTGCAACCAACGCTCGGGATTTGTTGAATGGTGAACAGATTGATATTGGCGGAATTGAAATACCACGAAAACAGCGAAAGCACTGGTTGTTCTAG
- a CDS encoding NAD-dependent epimerase/dehydratase family protein, with product MKALVTGGAGFIGSHLVDHLVAEGLDVVVVDNLSMGDLHNVKHQDEVTIYVEDVRNEKFMQQLLQEEQPDYIYFLAAVASVADSIERPAETHSVNQTAVFNMLEYIRKTNLPIKQFLFTSSAAVYGNLPELPKKEDSRVDPLSPYAIDKYATERFVLAYGELYDLPTVCVRFFNVYGPGQNPSSPYSGVLSILTDCLNNKKPFTLYGDGSQTRDFVYVEDVIQALWLITKSDTEHEVFNIANGNEASLNAIIETYEKVAGTSLQIKKAPGREGEVKRSVANIGKLIKLGYTTKWSLEAGLSKYWEGAQQREASRN from the coding sequence ATGAAAGCATTAGTAACTGGAGGAGCGGGATTTATTGGTTCCCACCTTGTGGACCACTTGGTTGCAGAAGGATTGGACGTTGTCGTAGTTGATAACTTGTCCATGGGGGACCTACATAATGTTAAGCATCAGGATGAAGTCACCATTTATGTCGAAGATGTTCGCAACGAAAAATTCATGCAACAATTGTTACAGGAAGAACAACCTGATTATATTTACTTTTTAGCAGCTGTTGCTAGTGTTGCCGATTCGATTGAACGTCCAGCTGAAACCCATTCAGTGAATCAAACTGCAGTATTCAATATGTTGGAATATATTCGGAAGACTAATTTACCAATTAAACAGTTCCTATTTACGTCTTCGGCAGCGGTTTATGGTAATCTGCCAGAATTACCTAAGAAAGAAGACTCACGAGTTGATCCATTATCACCATATGCGATTGATAAGTATGCTACGGAACGTTTTGTACTAGCATATGGTGAACTTTATGATTTACCAACTGTCTGTGTGCGTTTCTTCAATGTTTATGGTCCTGGTCAAAATCCCAGTTCGCCATATTCAGGGGTGCTGTCGATCTTGACCGATTGTCTCAATAACAAGAAGCCATTTACCTTGTACGGAGACGGGAGTCAGACGCGAGATTTTGTGTATGTTGAAGATGTTATTCAAGCATTATGGTTGATAACGAAAAGTGATACTGAGCATGAAGTCTTTAATATCGCCAATGGTAATGAAGCCAGCTTAAATGCCATTATTGAAACATATGAGAAGGTTGCAGGAACGTCATTACAGATTAAAAAGGCGCCAGGGCGTGAAGGGGAAGTAAAACGTTCGGTGGCCAATATCGGTAAGTTAATTAAGTTGGGATACACGACGAAGTGGTCGTTAGAAGCAGGCTTGAGCAAATATTGGGAAGGGGCGCAACAACGTGAAGCAAGTCGAAATTAA
- a CDS encoding sugar transferase codes for MKQVEINETVKVGHVQPQTDYRFPTMIGKPVMGWKLFVKRIFDLTVGLIGTVLSSPIVLVFAILVKLTSKGPAFYKQERVGLMGKSFNVIKLRSMYQDAEARTGAVWAQKNDPRITPIGRFMRKTRVDELPQFWNVLKGDMSLVGPRPERPVLTEEFSRQFSDFPKRLRIIPGITGYAQINGGYDITPDEKCKLDNYYIEHFSVWFDIKMLLGTVKVVFTGDGAR; via the coding sequence GTGAAGCAAGTCGAAATTAATGAAACAGTTAAAGTTGGTCATGTACAACCACAAACGGATTATCGTTTTCCAACTATGATTGGAAAGCCAGTTATGGGTTGGAAACTATTTGTAAAACGGATTTTTGACCTTACTGTCGGGTTAATCGGGACGGTTTTGAGTTCGCCAATTGTTCTGGTGTTTGCCATTCTTGTAAAGCTGACTTCTAAAGGACCGGCATTTTATAAGCAAGAACGGGTTGGCCTAATGGGGAAAAGCTTTAATGTAATTAAGCTACGGTCGATGTATCAGGATGCTGAAGCGCGAACGGGTGCGGTTTGGGCCCAAAAGAATGATCCGCGAATTACGCCCATTGGTCGGTTTATGCGTAAAACTCGAGTAGACGAACTACCGCAATTTTGGAATGTGTTAAAAGGTGATATGAGTTTGGTAGGACCGCGACCAGAACGGCCAGTGCTGACAGAGGAGTTTAGTCGGCAATTTTCAGATTTCCCTAAACGGTTACGTATTATTCCTGGTATTACAGGGTATGCACAAATTAATGGTGGCTACGATATTACGCCAGACGAGAAATGTAAGCTGGATAATTACTATATTGAACATTTTTCGGTTTGGTTCGATATTAAGATGTTATTAGGAACAGTCAAAGTTGTGTTTACTGGGGATGGTGCGCGTTAA
- a CDS encoding glycosyltransferase encodes MVEDYSGLMSIYSKESPDLLRNAFDSILAQTILPKEFVCVLDGPIGLNLTEVVKWFKSECSNRNIKIVFVKNPVNCGLGISLAEGLRACSYEYIGRFDSDDLNNPERMEVMLNYMNEDKNQDIAVVGSQIAEFSDSPQRLIGRRKVPISFNEVAQKVFLRNPLNHMD; translated from the coding sequence ATGGTAGAAGATTATTCAGGACTGATGTCAATTTATAGTAAGGAAAGTCCTGATTTATTACGAAACGCTTTTGATAGTATATTAGCTCAGACAATTCTTCCAAAAGAGTTTGTGTGTGTATTAGATGGACCAATTGGCCTAAACTTGACGGAAGTGGTGAAGTGGTTTAAATCCGAATGTAGTAATCGGAATATTAAAATAGTTTTCGTGAAAAATCCAGTGAACTGTGGTTTAGGAATCTCACTTGCAGAGGGACTTAGAGCATGTAGTTACGAGTATATCGGACGTTTCGATTCGGACGATTTAAATAATCCTGAACGTATGGAAGTTATGCTTAATTATATGAATGAGGATAAAAACCAGGATATTGCGGTCGTTGGAAGTCAGATTGCTGAATTTAGTGATAGTCCTCAAAGACTTATTGGAAGAAGAAAAGTCCCAATAAGTTTCAATGAAGTAGCCCAGAAAGTGTTTTTAAGGAATCCTTTAAATCACATGGATTGA